Within the Hypericibacter adhaerens genome, the region CTTCCAGTGGAAGCAGAGGGCCGCCTTCGGGTTCGCCAGGATCTGCTGGCCCTTTCGGCTCTCATAGTTGGTGTAGAAGGTGAAGCCGCGCTCGTCGGCCTCCTTGAGCAGCACCATCCGCAAGCTGGGTTGGCCGTCGGCGCCGACGGTCGCCAGGGCCATGGCGTTGGGATCCTCGGGTTCGCGGGCATTCGCCTCGGCAAACCAGCGCTGGAACAACGCGAAGGGCTCGGCAAAGGAACGTTCGCTCATGGCAGTCCTTGCGGGATGGGGTCGCATGGCAGGCGGCTTTGGTCAGGCGGTTGAATTTGCCCGAACTCTGCCCATTTTTCACGGGTCGCATCGTGTCCCGCCGGAAGACCAGCCATTCCCAATTCGAGGTTCAGACCGCCTGCCCGGTCCGGAACGCTGGGCGCGACGGGGCCCGGTGCATTAGGATCGCATCCATGCGCATGACCTTTGCAAACGCCTCTCATCTCCAGGAATCGCGGACAGCCCCGGCTTCGCCGGGCGTGAACGGCCGCCGGTCCGCTATGGCGAGGGCCTGAACCCATGCGCGATCCTTATGAGGTCTTGGGCGTCGGGCGCAGCGCCAGCGCCGACGAGATCAAGCAGGCCTACCGCAAGCTCGCCAAGAAGCTGCATCCCGACCTGAACCCCGGCAACAAGAAGGTCGAGGCGCAGTTCAAGGAGGTCGCGGCGGCCTATGACCTGCTGGGCGATCCGGAGAAGCGGCGGCGTTTCGATGCCGGCGAGATCGATTCGAGCGGCGCCGAGAAGCCGCGCCAGAGCTATTGGCGCTCCTACGAAGGCGGGCGCGGCGGCAAGTATCGCGGCGGTGCCGACAACAGCTTCGGCCTGGGTGAGGAGGAGCTGAGCGAGGACTGGTTCGCCAACCTGTTCGGCGACGGCCCGCGCGGCGGCGGTGCCGGCGCGCGCGGCTATGCGGGCGGCCAGACCGTGCGGATGCGCGGCGCCGACGTGTCCTATGTAGCGCCGGTGGAGTTCCTCGAGGCGGCGCTGGGCGCCAAGAAGCGGCTCACGCTGACCGACGGCAAGGTGATCGATTTCAACATCCCGCCCGGCACCAAGGACGGCCAGACCTTGCGCCTCAAGGGCCAGGGCCTGCCGGGGTTCGGCGATGGCGGGGCCGGCGACGCCTATGTCGAGATCAAGGTCAAGGCGCATCCGACCTTCCGGCGCGAGGGCGACGACATCCATATCGAAGTGCCGGTGACGCTGCAGGAAGCCGTTCTCGGCGGCTCGATCGAGGTACCGACCATCGACGGCCGCGTCACGGTGA harbors:
- a CDS encoding DnaJ C-terminal domain-containing protein, which gives rise to MRDPYEVLGVGRSASADEIKQAYRKLAKKLHPDLNPGNKKVEAQFKEVAAAYDLLGDPEKRRRFDAGEIDSSGAEKPRQSYWRSYEGGRGGKYRGGADNSFGLGEEELSEDWFANLFGDGPRGGGAGARGYAGGQTVRMRGADVSYVAPVEFLEAALGAKKRLTLTDGKVIDFNIPPGTKDGQTLRLKGQGLPGFGDGGAGDAYVEIKVKAHPTFRREGDDIHIEVPVTLQEAVLGGSIEVPTIDGRVTVTVPKGSNTGTVLRLKGKGVVDQKTRQRGDQYVRLKVVLPPKSDDKLAEMVERWAKENPYRVRE